One window of the Pedobacter ginsengisoli genome contains the following:
- a CDS encoding sensor histidine kinase: protein MILLKIKDVDLYMIRFQISTIIIHAVAWLLFISFPLLFFSQGGNFHGNWMGELSWPYLQYPLVYMFIFYINAYYLFPRFYVKRKYTIYSFLVILLLVVVMFIKPFDRMMQEGKQNERPRPPRPMTEFPRGEFKMDERTHPPRDKPFKFDILSFFIFAMVMGMGTALSSIKELQLTEKRAILAEADRANAELSFLKAQINPHFLYNTLNNIYTLCVTGSENAADSIMKLSNIMRYVTDEAQENYVPLQGELDCIRDFIDLQRLRLGKKVSLNYNVTGNSSGHLISPLVLMTFIENVFKYGLSNHVEAPISISIEIFEDKIAFRSENRIFDSKQNNDRSGVGIKNTRQRLDHLYAGRYQLNIDDKREVFSVNLVLFS from the coding sequence ATGATATTATTAAAGATAAAAGATGTTGATTTGTATATGATTCGTTTTCAGATATCAACCATCATTATACATGCGGTAGCCTGGTTGCTGTTCATTAGTTTCCCTCTGTTGTTTTTTAGCCAGGGGGGGAATTTTCATGGTAATTGGATGGGAGAGTTATCATGGCCATATCTTCAATATCCTTTGGTGTATATGTTTATTTTTTACATCAATGCTTATTATTTGTTTCCAAGGTTTTATGTGAAAAGAAAATATACAATCTATTCGTTTCTTGTAATTCTATTACTTGTTGTTGTGATGTTTATTAAGCCATTTGACAGAATGATGCAAGAGGGTAAGCAAAACGAAAGGCCAAGACCACCACGACCAATGACTGAGTTTCCAAGAGGAGAGTTTAAGATGGATGAGCGGACTCATCCGCCCAGAGATAAGCCTTTTAAGTTTGATATACTTAGTTTTTTTATCTTTGCTATGGTAATGGGGATGGGAACAGCTTTAAGCTCTATCAAAGAGCTGCAACTTACTGAGAAAAGAGCCATCCTTGCCGAAGCTGACAGGGCTAACGCAGAGCTTTCTTTTTTAAAAGCTCAGATCAATCCTCATTTTTTGTATAATACACTTAATAACATTTATACCCTGTGTGTAACTGGAAGTGAAAATGCTGCCGATAGCATAATGAAGTTATCAAATATTATGCGATATGTTACGGATGAGGCTCAGGAGAACTATGTTCCCCTACAGGGTGAGCTGGATTGTATCCGTGATTTTATTGATCTTCAAAGGTTGAGGTTAGGGAAAAAAGTGAGCTTGAATTATAATGTTACCGGCAATTCTTCTGGACATCTTATTTCTCCACTTGTTTTAATGACTTTCATTGAAAATGTTTTTAAGTATGGATTAAGTAACCATGTTGAGGCTCCAATTTCTATTAGTATAGAAATATTTGAGGATAAGATTGCATTCAGATCAGAAAATAGAATTTTTGATAGTAAACAGAATAATGATAGATCGGGAGTTGGAATTAAGAATACCAGACAGCGTTTGGATCATTTATACGCGGGTAGGTACCAACTAAATATTGATGATAAGAGGGAAGTTTTTAGTGTAAATCTGGTTCTTTTTTCTTAA
- the bcp gene encoding thioredoxin-dependent thiol peroxidase, producing the protein MSELKEGQKAPDFTARDQDGNTVSLSQFLGKKVVLYFYPKDDTPGCTAEACDFRDNYQGLTSKGIVVLGVSIDDEKSHQKFVTKHSLPFTLLADTDKQIVEAYGVWGEKNMYGKKYMGTNRTTFLIDETGSILHIIKKVDTKNSTAQVLELL; encoded by the coding sequence ATGAGTGAATTAAAAGAAGGCCAAAAGGCCCCTGATTTTACTGCCAGAGACCAGGATGGCAATACAGTATCATTATCGCAATTTCTCGGAAAAAAAGTAGTATTATATTTCTACCCGAAAGACGATACCCCTGGTTGTACAGCAGAAGCATGCGATTTCAGAGACAATTATCAGGGATTAACATCTAAAGGAATTGTTGTATTGGGAGTAAGTATTGATGATGAAAAATCACATCAAAAATTCGTCACCAAGCACAGTCTTCCATTTACGCTTCTTGCCGATACAGACAAACAGATTGTTGAAGCTTATGGAGTTTGGGGAGAGAAAAATATGTACGGAAAGAAATACATGGGAACTAATAGAACCACTTTTCTTATTGATGAAACCGGTTCCATTTTGCATATCATAAAAAAGGTAGACACTAAAAACTCAACGGCACAGGTTTTGGAGTTACTTTAA
- a CDS encoding LytR/AlgR family response regulator transcription factor, with protein MSLTCVAIDDEPLALELVRSYVTRMPEVKLVGTFEDAISGIEFLSRKHPDLIFLDINMPDISGLDLAKALKERPMIIFTTAHKQFAYDGFELEAVDYLLKPIDFDRFSKAVYKAIDLKRYRENVYSTQEESFIYVHSEYRMIKIVLKEVEYIESMEDYIKIHLTNDKPVLTLMSLKKILEVLPEQQFKRIHRSYIVPVFKVRSVQNKKIQLSTVVLPIGESYAEQVKQWLGIKTL; from the coding sequence ATGTCTTTAACATGTGTAGCAATTGACGATGAGCCTTTGGCTTTAGAACTGGTGCGTTCTTATGTTACACGTATGCCTGAAGTGAAATTAGTTGGAACTTTTGAAGATGCAATTTCTGGCATTGAATTCCTTAGTCGTAAGCACCCGGATTTGATTTTTCTGGATATTAATATGCCTGACATTTCGGGTTTGGATTTAGCCAAGGCATTGAAAGAAAGACCGATGATAATATTTACTACAGCGCATAAACAATTTGCTTATGATGGTTTTGAACTGGAGGCGGTTGATTATTTATTAAAGCCAATTGATTTTGATCGGTTCTCGAAGGCAGTTTATAAGGCTATTGACCTTAAGAGGTATAGAGAGAATGTTTATTCGACCCAGGAAGAATCTTTTATTTATGTACATTCTGAATATAGAATGATTAAGATTGTACTTAAAGAAGTTGAATACATTGAGAGTATGGAGGATTACATAAAAATTCATTTAACGAACGATAAGCCTGTTCTAACATTAATGTCATTAAAAAAGATACTCGAGGTACTTCCAGAACAGCAGTTCAAAAGAATTCACAGAAGTTACATTGTCCCAGTATTTAAGGTCAGATCAGTTCAGAATAAAAAAATACAGTTGAGTACTGTTGTACTGCCAATTGGAGAAAGCTATGCAGAACAGGTTAAGCAATGGCTTGGAATTAAAACATTATAA
- a CDS encoding intradiol ring-cleavage dioxygenase, with translation MERKQFLRSLMVGIISTPILWEACKKDSLDAASSEAVTDSGSGTSSSTCTAAPTETEGPFPTKTPSGYVRSDITDGRSGYKLTAKITIANSNKDCIPIEGAMVDIWHCDAEGNYSEYGGSGMQSTNYQSVHFLRGRQITDANGLVTFTSIFPGWYNGRATHIHVHVYNAAGNSLKVTQIAFPEGAGTAVAIVNGYKKGMSGYTYNAKDNVFSDDTTNSEVATVTGSIADGFNLTMKINVPA, from the coding sequence ATGGAAAGAAAACAATTTTTAAGGAGCCTGATGGTAGGAATTATCTCTACACCGATTCTGTGGGAGGCTTGTAAAAAAGATAGTCTGGATGCTGCAAGCAGCGAAGCGGTAACAGATTCAGGTTCCGGAACCAGTAGTAGTACCTGTACTGCTGCCCCAACAGAAACCGAAGGGCCCTTTCCTACAAAAACCCCATCGGGGTATGTTAGAAGCGACATTACTGATGGCCGCAGCGGATATAAATTAACAGCTAAAATTACCATCGCAAATTCAAATAAAGATTGCATCCCAATTGAAGGCGCTATGGTTGATATCTGGCATTGCGATGCAGAGGGTAATTATTCTGAGTATGGTGGTTCAGGCATGCAGTCTACCAATTATCAGTCTGTCCATTTCTTAAGAGGTCGACAAATCACAGATGCAAATGGCCTGGTTACCTTTACAAGCATTTTCCCTGGTTGGTACAATGGCCGTGCAACGCACATACATGTTCATGTTTACAATGCGGCCGGCAATTCTTTAAAAGTAACACAAATTGCTTTCCCTGAAGGTGCAGGTACAGCAGTGGCCATAGTTAACGGGTACAAAAAGGGAATGTCTGGTTATACTTATAATGCAAAAGATAATGTCTTTAGCGATGACACAACCAATTCAGAGGTTGCAACAGTTACAGGTAGCATAGCCGATGGATTTAACCTTACTATGAAAATTAACGTACCGGCTTAG
- a CDS encoding response regulator, with translation MLISSLRKKLNDISISRKLYFTIGIITFLVIVELCTLWFSITTLSAVRSYVGGEGLWSKSQKNAILNLREYGYTYDEKNYEAFKEFLKVPFGDKIARIEMSKSNPDLVKVREGFLQGRNHPDDIDNMIGLTRRFSKVYYLNKAFVAWQKAEPVLDELLEIGERLHVLIESPNIDKEKITVLLYEIERLNTELTTLEDDFSYTLGEGARWLEGMVLRLVLALSITIGTTSILIAISINRSIKKGLDVIVDGADLVKKGELETRVEVFANDEIGRVATAFNEMIATLEHKVVESKVTEAKLVTERQRAQSSERAKHVFLINMSHEIRTPMNGIQGFANYIRGSLTDKEHLEAIEMIIKSADHLMRILNDILDFSGLGNGEVDFIKQPLKVRDVIKDACLYVESNAKLKKIALSYSIGARVPDIFIGDSIRLSQIFVNLVSNAIKFTENGTVVISADIIDEDKENVVIEFRVKDTGIGIPAEKQQKIFELFEQGASSTSRKFGGVGLGLSMVKRLVELQNGKIFLESTPDKGSEFYFRMPFLKISDAEKRNGISEEPDPENESGKGINVLIVEDNPINQLLVIKVLQKRGYETTIAQNGKIAIEKYKNEDFDIVLMDLQMPEMDGYEAAKYIRRMDPEKASIPIVAMTAHTIQGELEKCLAIGMNDYVSKPFSPDELNVKIQLLVGNKQVKC, from the coding sequence ATGCTTATTTCTTCGTTACGAAAGAAGCTCAATGATATATCTATATCCAGAAAGTTATATTTTACAATTGGTATAATAACTTTTTTGGTCATAGTAGAGTTGTGCACTTTATGGTTCTCAATTACTACGCTGTCGGCAGTTAGGTCTTACGTGGGTGGAGAAGGATTATGGTCCAAATCGCAAAAGAATGCAATTTTGAATTTAAGAGAGTATGGCTATACTTATGATGAAAAGAATTATGAGGCGTTTAAGGAGTTTTTGAAAGTTCCTTTTGGTGATAAAATCGCCAGAATTGAAATGTCAAAGTCAAATCCTGATTTGGTTAAGGTAAGGGAAGGCTTTTTGCAGGGCAGGAATCATCCGGATGACATAGATAATATGATTGGACTAACCAGAAGGTTTAGTAAGGTTTACTATCTAAACAAAGCGTTTGTTGCATGGCAAAAAGCTGAACCCGTTTTAGATGAGCTACTGGAGATTGGAGAACGACTTCATGTGCTGATTGAATCTCCAAATATAGATAAGGAAAAGATAACGGTTTTACTATACGAAATTGAAAGACTTAACACTGAACTAACTACTCTGGAAGATGATTTTTCGTATACCTTGGGGGAGGGGGCCAGGTGGTTGGAAGGGATGGTGTTAAGGCTGGTATTGGCATTATCTATAACAATTGGGACAACCAGTATTTTAATTGCTATATCTATAAACAGAAGTATTAAGAAAGGTTTGGATGTTATAGTTGATGGAGCAGACTTGGTTAAGAAAGGAGAATTGGAGACAAGGGTTGAAGTCTTTGCTAATGATGAAATTGGAAGGGTAGCTACTGCTTTTAATGAAATGATAGCAACGCTTGAGCATAAAGTAGTCGAGTCAAAAGTTACTGAAGCAAAGCTCGTAACTGAGCGTCAGCGTGCCCAGTCCTCTGAAAGGGCCAAACATGTTTTTCTGATAAACATGAGCCATGAAATACGGACTCCAATGAATGGTATTCAAGGCTTTGCGAATTATATCAGAGGATCTTTAACAGACAAAGAACATCTGGAGGCAATTGAGATGATCATAAAATCTGCAGATCATTTAATGAGGATATTAAATGATATCCTTGATTTTTCTGGCCTTGGAAATGGAGAGGTTGATTTTATTAAACAGCCACTTAAAGTTAGGGATGTGATTAAGGATGCCTGCCTTTATGTGGAATCTAATGCGAAATTAAAAAAAATTGCTTTAAGCTATTCTATTGGTGCAAGGGTGCCAGATATTTTTATTGGAGATTCTATCAGGCTCTCTCAAATTTTTGTAAACCTGGTGTCGAATGCAATAAAATTCACTGAAAATGGAACGGTTGTTATTTCAGCAGATATTATAGACGAGGATAAGGAAAACGTGGTGATTGAATTCAGGGTAAAGGATACAGGCATTGGAATTCCCGCAGAAAAACAACAAAAAATATTTGAACTATTTGAACAGGGGGCAAGTAGCACTTCCCGTAAGTTCGGAGGTGTAGGTTTAGGGTTGAGCATGGTGAAAAGACTGGTTGAACTGCAGAATGGAAAAATATTCCTGGAAAGTACGCCTGATAAGGGATCTGAGTTTTATTTCAGAATGCCTTTTCTGAAAATAAGCGATGCTGAAAAGCGGAATGGAATTAGTGAAGAACCTGATCCTGAAAATGAATCAGGAAAGGGAATAAATGTACTTATTGTTGAAGATAACCCAATTAATCAGCTGTTGGTTATTAAGGTGTTACAAAAGAGAGGGTATGAAACAACAATTGCTCAAAACGGGAAAATAGCTATAGAAAAATATAAAAATGAGGATTTCGATATTGTATTAATGGACTTGCAAATGCCTGAAATGGATGGTTATGAAGCTGCTAAATACATACGCCGTATGGATCCTGAAAAGGCAAGCATTCCAATTGTGGCCATGACCGCCCACACAATACAAGGGGAGCTGGAGAAGTGCCTGGCAATTGGAATGAATGACTATGTTTCAAAGCCTTTTAGTCCAGATGAACTTAATGTTAAAATTCAACTTCTGGTTGGGAATAAGCAGGTTAAATGTTAA
- a CDS encoding ABC transporter ATP-binding protein has protein sequence MEHKKATADLSIKSLTFKERIAAFRNLPEFFKLVWQTSKWMTVGNFALRIARSVMPLAILWVGKHIIDEVVLLSNNGTTHSQDYLWKLVALEFGLAILTDILSRAINLMDGLLGDLFSNYTSVRIMKHAATLDLDQFEDSVFYDKLERARQQTVGRTVLLSQVMSQIQDLITMGFLAVGLLAFNPWLIVVLLVTILPAFLGESYFNDQSYALSRRRTPERRELDYVRYLGASDETAKEVKVFNLSTFIINRFKELSKRFYTENKRLSLQRSVWGTFFAFLGSAGYYLAYVYIIYRTIKGSITIGELTFLAGSFRQMRGLIEGVLLRFTAVSQGAIYLSDFFEFFEIEPKIRKMSNAKPFPNPIKQGFTFEDVGFQYAHSERWANRHLSFTLHPGEKLALVGENGSGKTTLVKLLARLYDPTEGRILLDGIDLKEYDLDELRLNVGIIFQDYLRYQMTFAQNIAVGNIQEQDNRALIESSARQSLADTLAEKLPFHYDQMLGKRFSQGVELSGGEWQKVALARAYMKDAQLLILDEPTAALDARAEYEVFQRFAELTKGKSAVLISHRFSTVRMADRILVLEKGQLIEIGSHDELILKRGRYAELFDLQAMGYR, from the coding sequence TTGGAGCATAAAAAAGCAACTGCAGATTTAAGTATAAAATCTTTAACATTTAAAGAACGAATTGCAGCGTTCAGGAATTTGCCCGAGTTTTTTAAACTTGTATGGCAAACCAGTAAATGGATGACAGTTGGGAATTTTGCATTGAGGATTGCCAGATCAGTTATGCCACTTGCTATTTTATGGGTAGGCAAACATATTATTGATGAGGTAGTGCTTTTAAGCAATAATGGAACAACTCATTCTCAGGATTACCTATGGAAACTGGTGGCTCTTGAATTTGGATTAGCCATATTAACAGATATTTTAAGTAGGGCTATTAATTTAATGGATGGCTTGCTGGGCGACTTGTTTTCTAACTATACTTCGGTAAGGATTATGAAACATGCGGCGACTTTAGATTTGGATCAGTTCGAAGATTCTGTATTTTATGATAAGCTAGAACGAGCCAGACAGCAAACGGTTGGACGGACTGTATTATTATCGCAGGTAATGAGCCAGATCCAAGACTTAATTACGATGGGGTTTCTTGCAGTTGGCCTGTTAGCCTTTAACCCATGGCTCATTGTGGTACTGTTGGTAACTATTCTTCCTGCATTTTTGGGTGAATCTTATTTTAATGATCAGAGTTATGCACTTTCTAGAAGGAGAACTCCGGAACGGAGAGAGCTAGACTATGTTCGTTATCTTGGAGCAAGTGATGAAACAGCAAAAGAAGTTAAGGTATTTAATCTTTCAACTTTTATCATTAACCGTTTTAAAGAACTTTCAAAAAGATTTTATACTGAGAATAAGCGGTTGTCATTGCAGCGTTCGGTTTGGGGTACTTTCTTTGCCTTTTTAGGTAGTGCGGGTTATTACTTAGCTTATGTGTATATTATTTACAGAACAATTAAGGGTAGCATTACTATTGGTGAACTTACATTTCTGGCGGGCTCATTCCGGCAGATGCGGGGCTTAATAGAGGGGGTGCTTTTGCGTTTCACTGCCGTTTCGCAAGGTGCAATTTATCTTAGTGATTTTTTTGAGTTCTTTGAAATTGAGCCTAAAATTCGAAAAATGTCAAATGCAAAACCTTTTCCAAATCCCATTAAACAGGGTTTTACTTTTGAGGATGTGGGGTTTCAATATGCACATTCAGAGCGTTGGGCTAATCGGCATTTGAGTTTTACACTCCACCCTGGCGAGAAGCTGGCTTTGGTAGGAGAAAACGGCTCAGGGAAGACAACTTTGGTTAAGCTGCTTGCAAGACTTTACGACCCTACAGAGGGTAGAATATTGCTTGATGGGATTGATTTGAAAGAATATGACCTTGATGAATTGCGATTGAATGTTGGCATTATTTTTCAAGATTATCTACGCTATCAAATGACCTTTGCACAAAATATTGCAGTTGGAAATATTCAGGAGCAGGATAACCGCGCATTGATAGAAAGTTCAGCAAGACAAAGCTTAGCTGACACGCTTGCAGAGAAACTGCCTTTTCATTATGATCAGATGCTTGGTAAACGTTTTTCTCAGGGAGTAGAATTATCGGGTGGAGAATGGCAAAAAGTTGCTTTGGCAAGAGCTTATATGAAGGATGCACAGCTATTGATTCTTGATGAGCCAACAGCCGCTCTTGATGCCAGAGCTGAGTATGAAGTTTTTCAGCGTTTTGCTGAATTAACAAAAGGAAAATCGGCTGTATTGATTTCTCATCGTTTTTCAACTGTGCGTATGGCGGATAGAATACTTGTGCTGGAAAAGGGCCAGTTAATAGAGATTGGCAGCCACGACGAATTGATTCTGAAAAGGGGAAGGTACGCTGAACTGTTCGACCTTCAAGCTATGGGGTACAGATAA
- a CDS encoding sugar MFS transporter, with protein MTNQTKSTVISPIVTIGALFFIFGFVTWANSTLIPFLKLACGLKTDFEAFLVTFASYIAYFFLALPSSWILKKLGFRNGIIIGLLILAFGSLIFIPAASSRSFGLFLTGIFIQGAALSLLQTASNPYISIIGPIESAAKRISIMGLCNKFAGIIVPIIMGTLFLKNASGIEAKINDAATTVAEKEALLAEVLGRVYTPYIVLAIVFTAFALFIKFSHLPEVDVDKEEVIEGGDVKSTKTSIFQFPHLFLGAFCIFVYVAAEVMAGDIIGVYGKALGISADISKYFTTLTLTSMLVGYVIGIITIPKYISQQAALKICAILGVIFICAAYATTGYVSVVFVGLLGLANSLMWPAIFPLGIKDLGKFTKTGSAIMIMGIAGGAIWPLIYGYLKDYAHMHFQLAFFVSVLPCYLYIWFFAAYGHKIRS; from the coding sequence ATGACCAACCAAACAAAATCGACTGTAATTTCGCCCATTGTAACTATTGGAGCTCTGTTTTTCATTTTTGGCTTTGTAACCTGGGCCAACAGTACACTAATACCCTTTCTGAAACTGGCTTGTGGTTTAAAGACTGATTTTGAGGCTTTTCTGGTTACATTCGCTTCTTATATTGCTTATTTCTTTTTGGCCTTACCATCATCATGGATCCTTAAAAAGCTGGGTTTTAGAAATGGTATTATTATTGGCTTGCTTATTTTGGCTTTTGGTTCTTTAATTTTTATTCCGGCTGCAAGTTCAAGAAGTTTTGGTTTGTTCCTTACCGGTATATTTATCCAGGGGGCTGCATTGTCGTTACTGCAAACAGCTTCAAATCCGTATATAAGTATAATTGGCCCAATAGAAAGTGCTGCAAAACGCATTAGTATAATGGGTTTATGTAATAAATTTGCAGGTATTATTGTGCCTATTATTATGGGTACTTTGTTTCTTAAGAATGCTTCCGGTATTGAGGCTAAAATTAATGATGCAGCAACTACAGTTGCAGAGAAAGAGGCACTTTTAGCAGAAGTTTTAGGTCGTGTTTATACACCTTATATTGTTTTAGCAATTGTATTTACTGCTTTTGCATTATTTATTAAATTTTCTCATTTACCTGAGGTTGATGTTGATAAGGAAGAGGTGATTGAAGGAGGTGATGTTAAGTCTACAAAGACTTCTATTTTTCAGTTCCCTCATTTATTTCTGGGAGCCTTCTGTATTTTTGTTTACGTAGCTGCAGAGGTTATGGCGGGAGATATTATAGGTGTATATGGTAAGGCTTTAGGCATCAGTGCAGACATTAGTAAGTACTTTACAACACTTACTTTAACAAGTATGCTGGTAGGTTATGTGATAGGAATTATTACTATTCCAAAGTATATCAGCCAACAGGCAGCATTAAAAATTTGTGCAATTTTAGGCGTCATATTTATTTGTGCAGCTTATGCAACTACGGGTTATGTTTCAGTAGTTTTTGTTGGCCTTTTGGGTCTTGCAAACTCATTGATGTGGCCGGCTATTTTTCCTTTAGGGATTAAAGATTTAGGTAAGTTTACTAAAACTGGTTCTGCAATTATGATTATGGGTATAGCCGGGGGTGCAATTTGGCCTCTTATTTATGGTTATCTTAAAGATTACGCACATATGCATTTTCAACTTGCTTTTTTTGTAAGCGTGTTGCCTTGTTATTTGTATATATGGTTCTTTGCGGCGTATGGGCACAAGATAAGATCTTAA
- a CDS encoding M23 family metallopeptidase, which translates to MDYRTNQREGYPVYAIADGYVSRLRVQNSGFGLALYINHPNGYTSVYGHLQRFSPKIAQQVKTIQYQKKSYEIDSFPNSMLIPVRKGDVIAYSGNTGSSGGPHLHFEIRDSKTEATINPQLFGLEIPDNIPPVLYSMYVYRLNKKPFNEFTPKQYFQITGGPGNYHLNKVNTINLSGEVGFGIVATDKHNGASGTNGVYSIQLELDGKPVYTSALEKFQFENSRAINSHIDYPTFLNTKRNIQKSFVDPGNPLNIYSNLVNNGRIEFNDGKLHQLKYIISDATGNKSILSFNVQADDKAIINTPEPTAGNYYSYDTLNEFNNEEVKVIIPKGTLYNDLNFTYKALPKPSTNAFSNIHQIHNPLTPLHIGFEIWIKADSSINKYKEKALIVNTGRSSQGDTMKTAM; encoded by the coding sequence ATGGACTATCGAACCAATCAGCGTGAGGGATATCCTGTATATGCCATTGCCGATGGCTACGTTTCAAGACTACGGGTACAAAACTCCGGATTTGGCCTTGCCCTTTACATCAATCATCCAAATGGCTATACCTCGGTTTATGGTCATTTGCAGCGCTTCAGCCCAAAAATAGCACAGCAAGTAAAGACGATTCAATACCAAAAGAAAAGTTATGAAATAGACTCATTCCCAAACTCCATGCTTATCCCCGTACGCAAAGGCGATGTTATTGCTTATTCTGGCAATACGGGAAGTTCAGGTGGCCCTCACCTTCACTTCGAGATCAGGGATTCAAAAACAGAGGCAACAATTAACCCTCAGCTATTCGGTCTCGAAATACCAGACAATATCCCTCCTGTACTTTACTCTATGTATGTTTATCGCTTAAATAAAAAACCATTTAACGAATTTACACCTAAGCAGTATTTTCAGATTACTGGTGGACCAGGCAATTATCATCTTAATAAGGTAAATACAATTAATTTAAGTGGTGAAGTTGGTTTTGGTATTGTTGCCACCGACAAACACAATGGCGCTTCGGGAACAAACGGTGTTTATTCTATTCAGCTTGAATTAGACGGAAAGCCTGTTTATACATCAGCTCTCGAAAAATTTCAATTCGAAAATAGCAGAGCCATCAATTCTCACATTGATTATCCAACTTTTCTTAACACCAAAAGAAACATTCAGAAAAGCTTTGTTGATCCAGGCAACCCTTTAAACATTTATAGCAATCTGGTAAACAATGGCCGCATAGAATTTAATGACGGCAAATTACATCAGTTAAAATATATCATTTCAGATGCAACTGGAAATAAAAGTATTTTGTCGTTCAATGTACAAGCCGATGATAAAGCTATAATAAACACACCAGAACCGACTGCAGGCAATTATTACTCATATGACACTCTTAATGAGTTCAACAATGAAGAGGTAAAAGTAATCATTCCAAAAGGCACGCTATATAATGATCTTAACTTCACATATAAGGCCTTACCTAAACCATCAACAAATGCATTTTCTAATATACACCAGATCCATAATCCGCTAACCCCATTACATATAGGTTTTGAAATATGGATTAAGGCAGACAGTTCAATTAATAAATACAAAGAAAAAGCCCTTATTGTCAATACCGGACGTTCGTCTCAGGGGGATACTATGAAAACGGCTATGTAA
- a CDS encoding DUF4974 domain-containing protein: MRSEVQTKIIIALIGKQIRGELSAIDELTLRMWVSESDSNKILFDRLTDSAYRQAELAEMRSFTSAPAAFANFMEKYGERIPAEGDVYVPPKIEVERKVDYEFLKYGTTAVIFLALSIGFFIYLNNKDLLENTDSHTSALAKSEMMTDHNYFLGLNTDEKTTDNYDVRLKEYITWKQGLFTFNKETLESLMQRIAHWYDVDVIYSDGNIGKTLYTGTALRFNSITSLLNKLEKTGPAKFKVEGRKVLVQLHD; encoded by the coding sequence ATGCGCTCAGAAGTACAGACCAAAATAATAATAGCTCTAATTGGAAAACAGATTAGAGGCGAGCTTAGTGCAATTGATGAATTGACACTTAGGATGTGGGTTTCTGAAAGTGACTCGAACAAGATTTTATTTGATCGGCTGACAGACTCAGCTTATAGACAAGCTGAGTTAGCAGAGATGAGAAGTTTTACAAGTGCGCCTGCGGCATTTGCAAATTTTATGGAGAAGTACGGTGAACGTATACCTGCTGAAGGTGATGTATATGTGCCTCCAAAAATTGAGGTGGAGAGGAAAGTGGACTACGAATTCTTAAAATATGGGACCACTGCAGTTATTTTCCTGGCATTATCCATTGGTTTTTTTATTTATCTTAACAATAAAGATTTATTAGAAAATACTGATTCTCATACCAGCGCCTTGGCTAAGTCTGAAATGATGACAGACCACAATTATTTTTTGGGTTTAAATACTGATGAAAAGACTACCGATAATTATGATGTACGTTTAAAAGAATATATAACCTGGAAGCAAGGCTTATTTACTTTTAATAAGGAAACCCTGGAGTCCCTTATGCAAAGGATTGCACATTGGTATGATGTAGATGTAATATATTCAGATGGCAATATTGGCAAGACCTTATATACGGGAACAGCTTTGAGGTTTAACAGCATTACTTCCTTGCTGAATAAGTTAGAAAAAACCGGACCTGCTAAGTTTAAAGTGGAAGGCAGGAAGGTGCTTGTTCAGCTTCATGATTGA